The sequence GACCGGGAAGGCAATTTCATTGCCCAGTGGGGTGGATTTGGTGGTGGCGACGGGCAGTTCAACTTCCCGTACGGCATTGTCGTGGATCCACGGGGCAGTGTCTTTGCCGTCGACAGCGGTAATACCCGAGTCCAGCAATTCATGCCGGCTGAGGAAGGCAGCGAGCGGTTGCAGGAAGAGGCGGATGCCGCAGCGGAGCTCGGGCAGATGGATCGTACCACGAAGGTCTAACGGGAACGGGCAGGAAGCCCGGGAGAGGGTGGCGGCTGATGTTAGAGAAGGAGATTCGGCTCGGGTTGACCTATGACGATGTCGTCTTGGTTCCGGCGAAATCGCAGGTCCTCCCGAGTGAGGTTGACACACGGACTCGCTTGTCTCGGAATATTCAGCTGAACATTCCCATCGTCAGCGCTGCGATGGACACCGTGACTGAAGCGCGCCTCGCCATCGCCATGGCGCAGGAGGGCGGCATCGGCATTGTGCACCGAGTGTTGTCCCCGGTGGATCAGGCGGCAGAAATCGATCGGGTCAAGAAGTCCGAAAGCGGGATGATCCTTGATCCCATTACCATTGCACCGGATCAGACCATTCGCGATGCCCATGAGTTGATGGCCAAGTACAGAATTTCAGGTATTCCGGTCACCAAGGCCGGCAAGTTGGTCGGCATCCTCACGAATCGTGATTTGCGCTTCGAGACGAGGATGGACCTGAAGGTCTCCCAGGTGATGAAGCGGGATAAACTCGTCACGGCGCCGGAAGGTACCAGTCTGGAAAAGGCTCGTGAGATCCTGCACGAGCACCGGATTGAGAAACTGCCGGTCGTCAACAAGCAGTTCGAACTCAAGGGGCTCATCACGATTAAGGACATTGAGAAGCGGATTAAATACCCCAATGCCTGCAAGGATGCTCATGGGCGTTTGCGGGTCGGGGCCGCGTTAGGTGTCGGTCCGGATACTTCCGATCGGGTGGCCTTGCTCGTGAAAGCGGGAGTGGACGTCGTGGTGGTGGATACGGCGCATGGGCATTCCCAGGCCGTGCTCGATACGGTGAAGATGGTCAGAAAGGCGTACCCGCAACTGGACATCATCGCGGGTAACATCGCCACCGCCCAGGCGGCCAAGGATTTGGTCAAAGCCGGTGTGGATGCGGTGAAAGTCGGAGTCGGGCCAGGCTCCATCTGCACGACCCGCATGGTGTCCGGGGCCGGGATGCCGCAATTGACGGCGATCGGCGATTGCGCCAGAGCATTGGCTGGGTCCAATATCCCGGTGATCGCCGATGGCGGGA comes from Nitrospira defluvii and encodes:
- the guaB gene encoding IMP dehydrogenase; amino-acid sequence: MLEKEIRLGLTYDDVVLVPAKSQVLPSEVDTRTRLSRNIQLNIPIVSAAMDTVTEARLAIAMAQEGGIGIVHRVLSPVDQAAEIDRVKKSESGMILDPITIAPDQTIRDAHELMAKYRISGIPVTKAGKLVGILTNRDLRFETRMDLKVSQVMKRDKLVTAPEGTSLEKAREILHEHRIEKLPVVNKQFELKGLITIKDIEKRIKYPNACKDAHGRLRVGAALGVGPDTSDRVALLVKAGVDVVVVDTAHGHSQAVLDTVKMVRKAYPQLDIIAGNIATAQAAKDLVKAGVDAVKVGVGPGSICTTRMVSGAGMPQLTAIGDCARALAGSNIPVIADGGIKYSGDITKALAAGASVVMLGSLLAGTEEAPGETVLFQARTYKVYRGMGSIGAMERGGGDRYGQGGRPTPKLVPEGIEGRVPYKGLLAPHIYQMVGGVKSGMGYCGCKTIPELQQKATFIRQTLAGLREGHVHDVIITKEAPNYRTDWE